The Triticum dicoccoides isolate Atlit2015 ecotype Zavitan chromosome 6A, WEW_v2.0, whole genome shotgun sequence genome has a window encoding:
- the LOC119319269 gene encoding uncharacterized protein LOC119319269: MLRLRSCTLTQLLSSPYTSHLSPLHRLLSAAAASAVSPAATPGFGAEEYLVSACGLTRAQAIKASTKLSHLKSPAKTDAVLAFLAGIGLSAADVATAVAKDPLLLCAGVERTLAPVVDGLTGLGLSRSEVARIAVFVPSKFRCRSIVSALHYYLTLFGSMDHLLRLLKRGFWLHGSDLERVVKPNVAFLRECGLQDCDIAKLCIRVPRILKINQQRLRAMVACAKALCVPHGSGMLAKALHAVAFYDEEKIATKVEHLKKTLRWSDTEVGIALPKAPMVLTYSKDRLQRVSEFLISEVGLEPGYIAHRPAVLAYSLNGRLRPRYYVVKFLKENRLLHRDRDYYSTVMITEKAFVEKFICPHKEAAPQLAEDYAAACRGEVPARFRFT; this comes from the coding sequence atgctCCGGCTCCGAAGCTGCACCCTCACCCAGCTCCTCTCTTCTCCCTACACCTCCCATCTCTCTCCTCTCCACCGTCTCCTCTCCGCCGCAGCCGCCTCCGCCGTTTCCCCGGCCGCCACCCCTGGCTTTGGCGCCGAGGAGTACCTCGTCTCCGCCTGCGGCTTGACCCGAGCCCAGGCCATCAAGGCCTCCACCAAGCTCTCCCACCTCAAGTCCCCCGCCAAGACCGACGCCGtcctcgccttcctcgccggcatcggcctctccgccgccgacgtcgccaccgccgtcgccaAGGACCCGCTGTTACTCTGCGCCGGCGTGGAGAGGACCCTGGCCCCCGTCGTCGATGGGCTCACCGGCCTCGGCCTCTCGCGCTCTGAGGTCGCGCGCATCGCCGTGTTCGTCCCCAGCAAATTCCGCTGCAGATCCATCGTCTCCGCTCTACACTACTACCTGACCCTCTTCGGCTCCATGGACCACTTGCTCCGGTTGCTCAAACGCGGCTTCTGGCTACATGGTTCTGACCTCGAGAGGGTGGTCAAGCCCAACGTCGCGTTCCTGCGGGAGTGCGGGCTACAGGATTGCGACATTGCCAAGCTGTGCATCCGTGTGCCAAGGATCCTCAAAATCAACCAGCAGCGCCTCCGGGCGATGGTGGCATGTGCCAAAGCTCTCTGTGTGCCGCATGGCTCTGGGATGTTGGCAAAAGCGTTGCATGCTGTCGCATTCTATGACGAGGAGAAGATCGCCACCAAGGTGGAGCACCTGAAGAAGACGTTAAGGTGGTCGGATACTGAGGTGGGCATTGCTTTGCCCAAGGCTCCGATGGTGCTGACCTATTCCAAGGACAGGCTGCAACGTGTCTCAGAGTTCCTCATATCCGAGGTGGGGTTGGAACCAGGGTACATTGCTCATCGGCCGGCGGTTCTCGCTTACAGCCTGAATGGTCGGCTCAGGCCCCGGTACTACGTTGTGAAGTTTCTCAAGGAAAACAGATTGCTACATCGTGACCGGGACTACTACAGTACAGTCATGATCACCGAGAAGGCATTTGTGGAGAAGTTCATATGCCCACACAAGGAAGCTGCACCGCAGCTTGCTGAAGACTATGCAGCAGCTTGCAGAGGGGAAGTGCCGGCTAGATTCAGATTTACATGA
- the LOC119314486 gene encoding SKP1-like protein 1: MATAEAGEKKMIMLISSDGMEFEVEEAVAMESQTIRQMIKDECADKGIPIPNINSKILSRVIEYCNKHVPTMPTTGATNAAASDTVAPAALAKDLKIWDREFIKVNRATHFDLNLAASYLNIKGLLDLTCHTTDTISGHNLEEIRSFLQHQERLLA; this comes from the exons ATGGCGACCGCAGAGGCGGGCGAGAAGAAGATGATCATGCTCATCTCATCTGACGGCATGGAGTTCGAGGTAGAGGAGGCAGTCGCCATGGAGTCGCAGACCATCCGCCAAATGATCAAGGATGAGTGCGCCGACAAAGGCATTCCGATCCCCAACATCAACTCCAAGATCCTCTCCAGGGTCATCGAGTACTGCAACAAACACGTCCCGACCATGCCAACCACTGGAGCCACCAATGCCGCTGCGTCTGACACCGTAGCTCCCGCCGCCCTAGCCAAGGACCTCAAGATCTGGGACagagaattcatcaaggtcaaccgTGCCACCCACTTCGACCTCAACCTG GCTGCAAGTTACCTCAACATCAAGGGTTTGTTGGACCTGACTTGCCATACTACCGACACGATTAGTGGCCACAATCTGGAGGAGATCCGTAGTTTCCTTCAGCATCAAGAACGACTACTtgcctga